A single Lolium perenne isolate Kyuss_39 chromosome 6, Kyuss_2.0, whole genome shotgun sequence DNA region contains:
- the LOC127310694 gene encoding NADP-dependent D-sorbitol-6-phosphate dehydrogenase has translation MAATALALSSGHQMPAVGLGVWRMDSPAIRGLIHSALRAGYRHFDCAADYQNEAEVGDALAEAFETGLVKREDLFITTKLWNSDHGHVLEACKASLKKLRLDYLDLYLIHFPVATKHTGVGTTASALGDDGVLDIDTTISLETTWHAMEDLVSKGLVRSIGISNYDIFLTRDILAYAKIKPAVNQIETHPYFQRESLVKFCQKHGICVTAHTPLGGSTANTEWFGSVSCLDDPVIKSLAEKYGKTPAQLVLRWGLQRNTVVIPKTSKVERLEENFAVFDFNISGEDMEKIKALDRNYRTNQPAKFWGIDLYA, from the exons atggcggcgacggcgctgGCACTGAGCAGCGGGCACCAGATGCCGGCAGTGGGGCTCGGCGTCTGGCGGATGGACTCCCCCGCCATCCGCGGCCTCATCCACTCCGCCCTCCGCGCCGGCTACCGCCACTTCGACTGCGCCG CTGACTACCAAAACGAGGCTGAAGTTGGTGATGCACTTGCCGAGGCATTTGAAACTGGACTTGTCAAGAGGGAAGATCTTTTCATCACAACCAAG TTGTGGAACTCAGATCACGGCCATGTGCTCGAAGCTTGTAAGGCCAGTCTGAAGAAGCTGCGGTTGGATTATCTTGATCTCTACCTTATTCACTTCCCAGTTGCTACTAAGCATACTG GCGTTGGCACAACTGCCAGTGCTCTTGGTGACGATGGTGTGCTTGATATTGATACCACAATCTCATTGGAGACAACATGGCATGCCATGGAAGATCTTGTTTCCAAGGGATTGGTTCGCAGCATTGGGATTAG CAATTACGACATCTTCCTCACCAGAGACATCTTGGCGTATGCCAAGATAAAGCCTGCGGTCAACCAAATCGAGACACACCCTTACTTCCAGCGTGAATCTCTTGTGAAGTTCTGCCAGAAGCACGGGATCTGCGTCACTGCACACACACCCCTGGGCGGGTCCACTGCCAACACCGAGTGGTTTGGCTCCGTCTCGTGCCTCGACGATCCAGTCATCAAG TCTCTGGCTGAGAAATATGGCAAGACGCCGGCGCAGCTCGTCCTCCGGTGGGGCCTCCAGAGGAACACGGTGGTGATCCCCAAGACCTCCAAGGTGGAGAGGCTGGAGGAGAACTTCGCGGTGTTTGACTTCAATATCTCCGGCGAGGACATGGAGAAGATCAAGGCCCTCGACCGCAACTACCGCACCAACCAGCCAGCCAAGTTCTGGGGCATCGACCTCTACGCTTGA